The Bdellovibrio bacteriovorus genome includes the window TCTTTTTTTAATTTCATCAAGCTTCCTCGCGATAGAAATGATCTTTTGCTCCTCAACAATTTTAAAGTCGATGTAAGACATTCTTCCTCCTTGATAAAAACACATCCTGCAAGTTACAGACCTGCGTTTAGAACTCCGACGGAGATGTGAAAAGATTCTTCTAAGGATTTTGCCTTATGCCAAAATCCTGCGGGTATATAAAGCCAATCGCCCGCCGCAAGCTGACAGCGGATCTCCGGACCGGTCGTGTAATCCGAAAGCAAGAATTGCAAAGGCAATTTGGTTTGAGGAATAAGGGGAAGTTTGGGCGCTCTTAGGCAAAATTCCTTAACGCCTGCGGTTTGAATAACAAACACGTCTTCTTCATCATAGTGCCAATCAAAACCTTCACACCCTGCGGGAGTGGCGTACATTTGGACGTCCACTTGGCCCTTAAAACGTTTTTGAAAACACTGAGCAATCGCTTTGATGGAATCATCAGCAAGCTCACCATGTCTGATCACGGCCGAATAACCTTTTTCAAATACGGCTAAGAAATCATCATAAGACATTCGGCCCGATTGAAGATCTTTATGCAAAATCCCTTCTTTCACCGCCCAGCAGTTGTCGTGGGTGTTTAAAACGTCTACTAGATTATGCCAATGGAAAACGCCTTTGAATGCATGGGCCGTCCCGGGCATCGCTAAAGGCATACGACCAAAAAAGTCCTTTTGAAAATATTCAAAATCCATCCGGCCTAAAAGTGTATCGATGACAGCGAGTGACTTGTTCATGAACGAATAATTCCTGAAGCTTTCAGAGTGTCGCAATTCATTTGTGTATTCTTAGGCCGATGTAACTTATATCAATCCCGCCGCGATGAGTTTTTAGACCAAAAATCCATGGCCAGCCGCGTATGAAGACGGGATCAGAATGCGACCATTGTGGAGGGAGCTTGATCGCTTAGTCTCCTAACCAGAGACAAAACGTCTCCACTTGAAGTTCTTTAAAAGCGAAAACTGTTGGAATTTTAGACAACCATGAAAATTGATCAGCATAATTGGCGGAACTTCGGAGCCATAAAGCGCCTAAGCCTTTGAGACCTAAAACTTTTTTTCAAAATGCCAAAATTCGTCATAGCCAAAAGGTTTAAGTCTGATAAGTTCAAGTGGTTTTCTTTAGGAGGATTAATGAAAAATAAGATGTCACTTTTAATCGCGGGCTTAATTTTAGCTGCGATGCAAGCTGGAGCGCAAACGAGCTCTTCGACTTCTGCAACAACTTCAACAACGACTTCGACTTCAAAAATCGGAGATCTTCAAAAACCCACAGAAAAAATGAAAGATATTGATGAAGAGATCACTGATGCCCGCTTGCGCGCGTCTTTGGGATCAAAATCGAAATGGTCCTTAAAGTCAGACCTTTCTTATTCGGGTGGATCCGTCAATGACCCTATGGGTTCAATCCGTCCTAATTACCGCGCCTCTGCCACCGCGGAAGCTTTAACTTACCTTTCGGGAAATATCGGCGTTAACGTTCGTGTTGGTGATAAAGACAGCATCAGCTTTGGTAGCGGTCTTACAATCAACGACCCATTCCATGGCGATATCACAAAACCAGCTGCTGACGTTCGTTCAGGAAGAAAAGCGGATGCCGTTCTTCCTCGTTACGAAATGTCGACTCCGTATGTAAGCTGGAGTCGTGGTTACAAAGCAATGGGCACACAAATGAGTTCAAGCCTTTCTTTAACTTACTACACGGATGAAGACACTCGTGATAACCAAAAATACACAGGAAGCGTTTCGTTTTCTCAAGTATTTCTGGCAAATTTTGGCACGACCAAATGGAATGGTGGCGTGAGTGTAAGTTTGGGTAAATACGTATACTCTGGCGCATTGACTGACGAATATTACGTTAATATGCAATCAGCAGGTAAGTACAAACGTTCTGATATCTCTGCGGGTCTATTCCCTTTCATGCAATACACTTTCAACGACAGATATTCTTTCAGAACGGTGTTTGGTTACTTCCAGTTCTCTAAGTACGAGATCGACGATCGCTACTTACAATTAGAACCCTACCAATCCGTTGGCGTAGGTATTTCTATCACTCGTGATATTTATCTTTACCCGAATATCCAGTTCACTCCGAAAGACATCCGCGACGACAGAACGAACGTGGCTCTTTCCACGAACATCAACTTGTTCTAATCTGAACAAGCTTATGCATTGAACTAAAAAGGCACCCATAACGGGTGCCTTTTTTTATTTCTCAATTTGTATGAATCTAACTATTTTAAATTTGCAAGAGCTTTAGCGACATTCAAACGACCTTGAGAGCTTACCGGGAAGTTGCCGACGTCGACTCCCGCAAGTAAGGCAGCTTTAATTTCGGCCACCGTCGCTGTCGGCTTATGACTCCACAACAAAGCCGCGGCACCCGAAACAAACGGAGTGGCGATATTTGTTCCATCCATCACCACGTAATCATTGCGAGGGCCGGTGCTGTAAACTCCCACGCCGGGTGCTACGATATCTACAAGCGCTCCATAGTTTGACCATGAAGGATATTGATCTAAGACGTTGGAGGCCCCAACAACAATCATATTCGGCAAATGAAAGCTTGCGGGGTAACTTGGAAAACGCCCCAGGTCATAGCCATCATTGCCGGCCGCGGTGACAAATAAAACATCGGGATGTTGCGCGATCACGTCATAGAATTCTTGAACATAAGGCGCTCCTCCCCAGGACATATTCACGATCTTCGCCCCCCGATTGATCACATAACGAATCGCCATCACCGCATCGGCGATGCGGCCGCTATTGCCTTGATCCAAAAAGATAGCCTGAACCAGTTTGGCTTCAGGGGCGATTCCTTGGATACGACCTTGAGAGCTATCAGCCACCATGATACCCGCCAAATGAGTCGTGTGAATGCTATAGGTTGACGGCGGTCGGAAGTTTACGAAGTCCCAACCGTAGATATCATCCACGTATCCATTCCGATCATCATCAACCCCGGGGCGACCGTTAAATTCAGCCTCGTTCACGGCCAAGCTTTGACGCAATTGCGGATGTTGATAGTTCATATTTGAATCAACAAG containing:
- a CDS encoding JmjC domain-containing protein; this translates as MNKSLAVIDTLLGRMDFEYFQKDFFGRMPLAMPGTAHAFKGVFHWHNLVDVLNTHDNCWAVKEGILHKDLQSGRMSYDDFLAVFEKGYSAVIRHGELADDSIKAIAQCFQKRFKGQVDVQMYATPAGCEGFDWHYDEEDVFVIQTAGVKEFCLRAPKLPLIPQTKLPLQFLLSDYTTGPEIRCQLAAGDWLYIPAGFWHKAKSLEESFHISVGVLNAGL
- a CDS encoding S8 family peptidase; this translates as MKFIILGALLCAAQVFANPGMDSMNVNWGQDKIQVASAWNQGIKGAGVLIGLVDSNMNYQHPQLRQSLAVNEAEFNGRPGVDDDRNGYVDDIYGWDFVNFRPPSTYSIHTTHLAGIMVADSSQGRIQGIAPEAKLVQAIFLDQGNSGRIADAVMAIRYVINRGAKIVNMSWGGAPYVQEFYDVIAQHPDVLFVTAAGNDGYDLGRFPSYPASFHLPNMIVVGASNVLDQYPSWSNYGALVDIVAPGVGVYSTGPRNDYVVMDGTNIATPFVSGAAALLWSHKPTATVAEIKAALLAGVDVGNFPVSSQGRLNVAKALANLK